The following are from one region of the Nymphaea colorata isolate Beijing-Zhang1983 chromosome 7, ASM883128v2, whole genome shotgun sequence genome:
- the LOC116257686 gene encoding U-box domain-containing protein 35-like isoform X1, whose amino-acid sequence MWRGNYGVNVQGGGVAGRDCPSPTQQPQQLVAVAVDNDKNSQQALKWAADHLVAKGQLFLLLHVRKKITTIATPSGHDVPITDVDEEIASAFYSKADAQLEQMLLPFRFFCSRRGLLCKEVILEDTDISKAIVDYAFHGYIDKLVLGVSSRSLFRPFRQTDVPTAVSRAAPDFCTIYVIAKGKVSTVRPAPHPIRHPVNRALSINLEAENYVLPSPKSQPFHIPADGLDLELVRRHKLQADHAAPDNIARCNPRLERVSGSHKPILNYDQLQGSNINFGTGISPRSRGNAYLERQPTNVHYHPLHANRLNPQPSCLREDSCSTQSSSLRSFDIGRDIEGPNYWRNNSSNDYGGGALGNSAASSPGSGGYDWRNNSLRSQESDAYGFSKNSLLVSSEAPGDNWSKNSLVSDGSTEFTRSSMVSNESSTESWSKESMQDDVETEMQRLRLEIQQRMDMYNSVCKEAISARQKAKDLRSCKGKEESMIDDAKMVEEAAIEIVKKEKQRCRVTLEDAGVAKKAVDADDGKRQDTERKVMKKGADQRKKSWDQNILDLAYRRYRIEELEKATENFSVSLKIGEGGYGPVFRAMLDHTWVAIKALRPDASQGKQQFQKEIEILSRIRHPNMVLLLGACPEYGCLVYEYMANGSLEDCLFKKNDNPPLTWQQRFKIAAEIATGLLFLHQTKPEPLVHRDLKPANILLDHNFVGKISDVGLARLVPPSVADDVTQYRMTAAAGTFCYIDPEYQKTGMVGIKSDVYALGIILLQLITARPPMGLAHNVEWAIEKGMFAEMLDPAVPDWPMEETMSFAKMALKCAELRRKDRPDLGTVVLPELNQLRDLGNRCSQLMEPGSQFRQSRSPSFQEVITMENLPHAISQAEY is encoded by the exons ATGTGGCGAGGAAATTATGGTGTGAATGTACAGGGAGGAGGAGTCGCCGGAAGAGATTGTCCCTCGCCGACGCAGCAGCCGCAGCAGCTGGTAGCAGTGGCTGTTGACAACGACAAAAACAGCCAGCAAGCACTCAAATGGGCAGCAGACCACCTCGTGGCTAAGGGACagctcttcctcctcctccatgtCCGTAAGAAGATCACCACCATTGCTACGCCAA GTGGTCACGATGTGCCTATCACAGACGTGGACGAGGAAATTGCCTCTGCTTTTTACAGCAAGGCTGATGCCCAGCTCGAGCAGATGCTTCTCCCTTTCAGATTCTTTTGTAGCAGAAGAGGG TTGCTGTGCAAGGAAGTGATTCTTGAAGACACGGATATCTCAAAAGCCATCGTAGACTATGCCTTCCATGGTTATATTGATAAACTTGTTCTTGGAGTTTCATCAAGATCGCTGTTCAG GCCATTTAGGCAAACTGATGTGCCAACAGCAGTTTCAAGGGCAGCACCAGACTTCTGCACCATTTATGTTATTGCAAAAGGGAAGGTCTCAACGGTTCGGCCCGCTCCTCATCCAATTAGACATCCAGTTAATCGGGCACTCAGCATCAACCTAGAAGCAGAAAACTACGTCCTACCTTCTCCTAAGAGTCAGCCATTTCACATTCCTGCTGATG GTCTGGATCTTGAGCTTGTCAGACGCCACAAACTACAAGCTGA tcATGCAGCCCCAGATAATATTGCAAGATGCAATCCCAGGCTTGAAAGGGTATCTGGTTCACATAAACCGATTTTGAATTATGACCAGTTGCAGGGGAGCAACATTAATTTCGGGACTGGTATATCACCGCGGAGCCGTGGAAATGCATATCTTGAAAGGCAGCCAACTAATGTCCATTATCATCCCTTGCATGCTAATAGGCTCAATCCTCAACCCAGCTGCTTGAGGGAGGATTCCTGCAGTACTCAGTCGTCATCCCTCAGAAGCTTTGATATTGGGAGAGATATTGAAGGGCCTAATTACTGGAGAAATAATTCATCAAATGATTATGGAGGCGGTGCTCTTGGGAACTCCGCTGCTTCTTCACCAGGCAGTGGTGGATATGATTGGCGAAACAACTCGTTACGCTCACAAGAAAGCGATGCATATGGTTTCTCCAAGAACAGCTTATTGGTGTCGAGTGAGGCTCCTGGTGATAATTGGTCTAAGAACTCATTGGTTTCGGATGGAAGTACCGAATTCACCAGAAGTTCAATGGTCTCGAATGAGAGCTCAACGGAGAGTTGGTCCAAAGAGTCAATG CAAGATGATGTTGAGACCGAGATGCAAAGGCTGAGACTGGAAATACAGCAGAGAATGGACATGTACAACAGTGTTTGCAAAGAAGCTATATCTGCAAGACAAAAG GCAAAAGATCTACGCTCATGTAAGGGGAAGGAAGAAAGCATGATTGATGATGCAAAAATGGTTGAAGAGGCAGCTATTGAAATCgtgaagaaggagaagcaaAGATGCCGAGTGACGCTTGAAGATGCAGGGGTTGCAAAAAAGGCAGTAGATGCAGACGATGGCAAGAGGCAAGATACAGAAAGAAAGGTGATGAAGAAGGGAGCTGATCAGCGGAAGAAGTCATGGGATCAAAACATTCTTGATCTTGCTTACAGAAGGTACAGAATAGAAGAGCTAGAGAAGGCTACTGAGAATTTCTCCGTGTCCCTTAAAATTGGAGAAGGAGGTTATGGGCCCGTCTTTAGGGCGATGCTAGACCACACTTGGGTGGCTATCAAGGCTTTGAGACCAGATGCATCACAAGGGAAACAACAGTTTCAGAAGGAG ATTGAGATCTTAAGCCGCATCAGACATCCAAACATGGTCCTCCTCCTTGGTGCCTGCCCAGAATATGGTTGCCTGGTCTATGAGTACATGGCCAATGGCAGCCTTGAAGACTGCCTTTTCAAGAAAAACGACAACCCACCTCTAACCTGGCAGCAGCGGTTCAAAATCGCTGCAGAAATCGCTACTGGCCTCCTCTTCTTGCACCAGACAAAGCCTGAACCTCTTGTCCATAGAGACCTGAAGCCGGCCAACATACTTCTCGACCACAATTTCGTCGGCAAGATTAGTGATGTTGGGCTAGCACGGCTAGTTCCACCCTCTGTTGCTGATGATGTAACTCAATACCGGATGACCGCAGCAGCAGGCACATTCTGTTACATAGATCCTGAGTACCAGAAGACAGGCATGGTGGGGATCAAGTCTGATGTTTATGCACTTGGTATCATATTGCTGCAACTCATAACAGCAAGGCCACCAATGGGGCTTGCTCATAACGTTGAGTGGGCAATAGAGAAAGGCATGTTTGCAGAAATGTTGGACCCTGCTGTTCCAGACTGGCCCATGGAGGAAACCATGTCCTTTGCAAAGATGGCACTGAAGTGTGCCGAGCTGAGGAGGAAGGACAGGCCAGATTTGGGGACGGTGGTACTGCCGGAGTTGAATCAGCTGAGGGACCTGGGAAATAGATGCTCACAGCTAATGGAGCCAGGAAGCCAATTCCGCCAGTCACGTTCACCTAGTTTCCAG GAAGTTATCACAATGGAAAATCTGCCGCACGCAATCAGCCAAGCAGAATATTAG
- the LOC116257686 gene encoding U-box domain-containing protein 35-like isoform X2 has translation MWRGNYGVNVQGGGVAGRDCPSPTQQPQQLVAVAVDNDKNSQQALKWAADHLVAKGQLFLLLHVRKKITTIATPSGHDVPITDVDEEIASAFYSKADAQLEQMLLPFRFFCSRRGLLCKEVILEDTDISKAIVDYAFHGYIDKLVLGVSSRSLFRPFRQTDVPTAVSRAAPDFCTIYVIAKGKVSTVRPAPHPIRHPVNRALSINLEAENYVLPSPKSQPFHIPADGLDLELVRRHKLQADHAAPDNIARCNPRLERVSGSHKPILNYDQLQGSNINFGTGISPRSRGNAYLERQPTNVHYHPLHANRLNPQPSCLREDSCSTQSSSLRSFDIGRDIEGPNYWRNNSSNDYGGGALGNSAASSPGSGGYDWRNNSLRSQESDAYGFSKNSLLVSSEAPGDNWSKNSLVSDGSTEFTRSSMVSNESSTESWSKESMQDDVETEMQRLRLEIQQRMDMYNSVCKEAISARQKAKDLRSCKGKEESMIDDAKMVEEAAIEIVKKEKQRCRVTLEDAGVAKKAVDADDGKRQDTERKVMKKGADQRKKSWDQNILDLAYRRYRIEELEKATENFSVSLKIGEGGYGPVFRAMLDHTWVAIKALRPDASQGKQQFQKEIEILSRIRHPNMVLLLGACPEYGCLVYEYMANGSLEDCLFKKNDNPPLTWQQRFKIAAEIATGLLFLHQTKPEPLVHRDLKPANILLDHNFVGKISDVGLARLVPPSVADDVTQYRMTAAAGTFCYIDPEYQKTGMVGIKSDVYALGIILLQLITARPPMGLAHNVEWAIEKGMFAEMLDPAVPDWPMEETMSFAKMALKCAELRRKDRPDLGTVVLPELNQLRDLGNRCSQLMEPGSQFRQSRSPSFQLSTLDDGDT, from the exons ATGTGGCGAGGAAATTATGGTGTGAATGTACAGGGAGGAGGAGTCGCCGGAAGAGATTGTCCCTCGCCGACGCAGCAGCCGCAGCAGCTGGTAGCAGTGGCTGTTGACAACGACAAAAACAGCCAGCAAGCACTCAAATGGGCAGCAGACCACCTCGTGGCTAAGGGACagctcttcctcctcctccatgtCCGTAAGAAGATCACCACCATTGCTACGCCAA GTGGTCACGATGTGCCTATCACAGACGTGGACGAGGAAATTGCCTCTGCTTTTTACAGCAAGGCTGATGCCCAGCTCGAGCAGATGCTTCTCCCTTTCAGATTCTTTTGTAGCAGAAGAGGG TTGCTGTGCAAGGAAGTGATTCTTGAAGACACGGATATCTCAAAAGCCATCGTAGACTATGCCTTCCATGGTTATATTGATAAACTTGTTCTTGGAGTTTCATCAAGATCGCTGTTCAG GCCATTTAGGCAAACTGATGTGCCAACAGCAGTTTCAAGGGCAGCACCAGACTTCTGCACCATTTATGTTATTGCAAAAGGGAAGGTCTCAACGGTTCGGCCCGCTCCTCATCCAATTAGACATCCAGTTAATCGGGCACTCAGCATCAACCTAGAAGCAGAAAACTACGTCCTACCTTCTCCTAAGAGTCAGCCATTTCACATTCCTGCTGATG GTCTGGATCTTGAGCTTGTCAGACGCCACAAACTACAAGCTGA tcATGCAGCCCCAGATAATATTGCAAGATGCAATCCCAGGCTTGAAAGGGTATCTGGTTCACATAAACCGATTTTGAATTATGACCAGTTGCAGGGGAGCAACATTAATTTCGGGACTGGTATATCACCGCGGAGCCGTGGAAATGCATATCTTGAAAGGCAGCCAACTAATGTCCATTATCATCCCTTGCATGCTAATAGGCTCAATCCTCAACCCAGCTGCTTGAGGGAGGATTCCTGCAGTACTCAGTCGTCATCCCTCAGAAGCTTTGATATTGGGAGAGATATTGAAGGGCCTAATTACTGGAGAAATAATTCATCAAATGATTATGGAGGCGGTGCTCTTGGGAACTCCGCTGCTTCTTCACCAGGCAGTGGTGGATATGATTGGCGAAACAACTCGTTACGCTCACAAGAAAGCGATGCATATGGTTTCTCCAAGAACAGCTTATTGGTGTCGAGTGAGGCTCCTGGTGATAATTGGTCTAAGAACTCATTGGTTTCGGATGGAAGTACCGAATTCACCAGAAGTTCAATGGTCTCGAATGAGAGCTCAACGGAGAGTTGGTCCAAAGAGTCAATG CAAGATGATGTTGAGACCGAGATGCAAAGGCTGAGACTGGAAATACAGCAGAGAATGGACATGTACAACAGTGTTTGCAAAGAAGCTATATCTGCAAGACAAAAG GCAAAAGATCTACGCTCATGTAAGGGGAAGGAAGAAAGCATGATTGATGATGCAAAAATGGTTGAAGAGGCAGCTATTGAAATCgtgaagaaggagaagcaaAGATGCCGAGTGACGCTTGAAGATGCAGGGGTTGCAAAAAAGGCAGTAGATGCAGACGATGGCAAGAGGCAAGATACAGAAAGAAAGGTGATGAAGAAGGGAGCTGATCAGCGGAAGAAGTCATGGGATCAAAACATTCTTGATCTTGCTTACAGAAGGTACAGAATAGAAGAGCTAGAGAAGGCTACTGAGAATTTCTCCGTGTCCCTTAAAATTGGAGAAGGAGGTTATGGGCCCGTCTTTAGGGCGATGCTAGACCACACTTGGGTGGCTATCAAGGCTTTGAGACCAGATGCATCACAAGGGAAACAACAGTTTCAGAAGGAG ATTGAGATCTTAAGCCGCATCAGACATCCAAACATGGTCCTCCTCCTTGGTGCCTGCCCAGAATATGGTTGCCTGGTCTATGAGTACATGGCCAATGGCAGCCTTGAAGACTGCCTTTTCAAGAAAAACGACAACCCACCTCTAACCTGGCAGCAGCGGTTCAAAATCGCTGCAGAAATCGCTACTGGCCTCCTCTTCTTGCACCAGACAAAGCCTGAACCTCTTGTCCATAGAGACCTGAAGCCGGCCAACATACTTCTCGACCACAATTTCGTCGGCAAGATTAGTGATGTTGGGCTAGCACGGCTAGTTCCACCCTCTGTTGCTGATGATGTAACTCAATACCGGATGACCGCAGCAGCAGGCACATTCTGTTACATAGATCCTGAGTACCAGAAGACAGGCATGGTGGGGATCAAGTCTGATGTTTATGCACTTGGTATCATATTGCTGCAACTCATAACAGCAAGGCCACCAATGGGGCTTGCTCATAACGTTGAGTGGGCAATAGAGAAAGGCATGTTTGCAGAAATGTTGGACCCTGCTGTTCCAGACTGGCCCATGGAGGAAACCATGTCCTTTGCAAAGATGGCACTGAAGTGTGCCGAGCTGAGGAGGAAGGACAGGCCAGATTTGGGGACGGTGGTACTGCCGGAGTTGAATCAGCTGAGGGACCTGGGAAATAGATGCTCACAGCTAATGGAGCCAGGAAGCCAATTCCGCCAGTCACGTTCACCTAGTTTCCAG CTTTCAACATTGGATGATGGTGATACCTAG